The Drosophila bipectinata strain 14024-0381.07 chromosome 3L, DbipHiC1v2, whole genome shotgun sequence region GAGCCGCGCCAAGCGGCAGCATAGTGAAAATGCAACTGTGCGGAAAACTGTGcgaacattttcattttcaatgcaGCTCTTGgcacacaaaacacacacaggcacacacacacacacacaacattAACAGcagcgacaacaacaacaagtacAATAATAAGAACAACATCAACAGTAACAAGAACTAGCAAATAGACAACTTTAAGTACACGCATggatacacacacatactgtGGCAGGGACTTGCAAAGAAATCGCAGAAAATCGCTTAGAACTCAGAGCCCAAAAAAATAGTGGTAGTAGGAATTGGAGCCAAATACTAGAAGGCAGTACACAGAACACACAAAAGCATATGGATGTGCAGAGAGGGGGTGCAGTAGGGAGTGTGGCAAGGAGGGCACTGGGTCGCACCCCCACTTGTACTGCCCACTCTATTCTCCCCGCGGAAAATGTTGAAACCTGTGGAACCTGGCAGCGGGGATCAGTGGGGAGGTCAGGGGCCAAAAACGTCTCTGACTTTTCTTTCAATTTGCAACATTTTCTGTTGCACGTTCCAAAAATAACTTCCGCCAGCGCAGTCGTTGCTGCAGTCGCAGTTGCAACCTGATTTGGTTCCGCCTTTTGGAGCGAAATTGCAGGAAACATTTCTATTTAAAGTCTGCGCCCGATTCTAGTTCCCTGCCTCCAACCACCCGCAAAGTGGTTGAGTATCCGCTAATGGCTTCAGCCTGGCCACAAAATTTAGACATTCCAGtctttaaattgtttaatcTTTTCCTGAAAACTTTACTAAAATGTCTATATACTCGTATATGAATTTTGATTCTAATCCTAATGGCTTCCAAGCCACTTAATAGTATGCCAAGTATTCATATACTTTacgattttttattaaaggttAGTTATAATAAGCATTAAATTGCCAATAAgcttaatataaaataaaataaatttataggAGGAAAATGTAAGTGCAGTGGAAGAgaatgagtaccgggtatcatcgGTATCGGGTATCGTCGGGTATCGTCGATAAAAACGACTAAAGGCGTCCTTTATTgtcatttttatataattagcaataaaatttatatttaaattcaattttatttttaaatttcaggAAAATGTTGaccaatcttttttttttaatatttactttaaatattattaatgaaAAAAGACTAATCCTGTATGATTAATTACTCAAAATATAAGAACGGAAACCCCAATTCAAAATAACATTTCATGTTCATTCATTCGACAACAATAATATTAAgcattttttactttttatgtttaaaaactacgacaaaaatattattttaagcttGAAATACTACTAACAATGCTTTTTTCATCCTCGATCCTTTTCATACATTTTGTAACTTCCCTACAGTGTTCCTTCAACGTGatttaataattgaaaaaatatatattttgccaATCATaacagttttaaaatattacataaaaataaaacactgcctaaacaatttttttttaaggatttaCTTTGACTCTGATATGGCTACCAGTTGCTCTTGAAATCGCATTTTTTATATctatttgtttataatttacgAAAAATTCAATTAGCTGGGCTGTCGAAAACAGCAAACATTTGAGCCTGAGTGAGTTGGGGTGGAAGCCTGCCCCTGTCCCTACTCCCTGCTTAGCcacattaataaaataaactttctTTGACTGGGCTGCCAATCAGTTGGTTGGGAACCCGGGCCCAGGGAAGCCCTCAATAAGCCCACATAAAACTCGAGAAACAATGGCCAGCCGGTACAGTGGAGCCAGCCGAAATGAACTTCCTGCGGAAGGTGAAACAATGACAGAGCTTAACTAACAAGTCTCGTCTTTATCAGCCATAAGCACTCGTCGTCCTAAACGGTTCCCGTCCACAGACTTTTCCAACCACTGTGCCCGGTTGGGGGCCATTAGCAAACTTTcccgaaaacgaaaacgggAAAAAACGAGTTAGCTGCTAGCTGGAGAGCGGCTGAAAGTCTGCTTCTATGTTAAATGAATTGTTGTCTTAACTACGAGACAAGCCCCCTCTTCTCAGTCCTAGTCACAGGTGCAGGGTGTGTGTGTCTATTaaaattgtgggcgtggcacagcagccaaaaaagtttcaaaaaaaagtttcgCAAAATTCATTTTTCGAATAGTggtcaaataaaataaaaagcgaggttctttaaaagaaaaaaaaacggaattttagcaataaaaatagttggttagatttttaagataaaGCTGAAAAAGTTAATACTCTAaggataataaaaaataccttGAAATAATGTTGAATTTCATCACAAAAATCTTACAGGACTAGAATTCCAAGTCCAAACCTAAACCGTTCACCTTTACTTCCTTCCTGGCAAACTTCTCGCCATAATTACAGTGCCCCGTTGAAGAGTATGAAAAGTTTAAATAACTTTGGCAACTAAATTTAAGTTGCGATGGGATGGGCCAGGATGGGGTGTAGTCAGGGCGAGCCGAGGGTCGTGACAAAGTTGGGAGCAGATAAAAACTGCAGCAGACGCAAAACTAATTTGCGTGGTTATGTAAATTAGAGTCGGAGAGCTGCTGCGATAAACTTGTTGAGGGCGAAGCAGGAACGAGTAAAAAATCGTAGCACAAATGCGTAAACAAGGTGTGGATAATGTCGACTGGGTGGTTGTGGGTGTGGGTCTGGGTGATGCATCTAAACCAAAGCCCTACCACTCACCTTGAAGCTCGGTCGAGTCCAGTGGGTAAGCTCTGGCAAACTCCCACAGTTCTCGGCAAAAGTTCAAACACAGCTGAGGCGGTTTAGTTTACCGagatgtgggcgtggcagcgCTCAAGACCTGCTTacgaatatatatgtatacagaGAGTATGTGTGCTTTGCAGCCGTAATCCTGTAACCACAAACAGATAACAGAATCGTCGGCGCAGGAGACAAAGACGCCGTCTGCCTCAAACAACTAAATAATGTGCAGCAAATTTAGTGCTAGTTTAGGAGTATCTCAAAGATACAGAGGcacttataaaaaaaacctttaaatAAGATTATCAATAATTGAAATTTCTCAGATCAAAAAATCTATACCAAAGCTATTcaacaaatattatttaaactaAATGGTCTAGAGATTAAAACTAGTAATgccacttgaaaaaaaatatacgagAGTTAGGCCTATTTAGAATTAATCCTCTTAGAaagaatttaaattgttttctgTGGAATATGAAGAATTTTTGCCAGAGCCTAGCAATAATTTGGTGCCAGACTGGCAAGGGCATGACTGAAAATGCATCCTGCAGATACATTGTCGGCTGTCTTGGCAACCGCAGGGGGCTTTGTGGGAATGGGGAGCCCTTCCATCCCACCCTCTCCAAGTcatattaataattttgttgggATTTGAACTTCATCCAATGCAACTGCTCCTGTACCTCAGACAGTGGCAGGAGACCACAACAACTTGCAGGATGCAGCCTCCGAGCCAGTGGGGATACGAGCTGTTACCATGGCCATTAAAGCTTAGTTACAATTGCCTCCCCCGGCCCCATACATTTCATTATATACCCATTCGTAGTTTTGTTTACTTGCTTACTATGCAAACGCAAAAAAGACGACAGCAAAGTGCACACGCAGGCTCTGCAGATGAGCCAGTAGCACCTGGCAGGGATGTGCACCTGTTGTGGGGCTTTGATTTTGCGCAGATTTAGATAGATTGCCACTCTGAGTACCTGAGTACTTGATGGCAAATTGAAGAAGTTTTGCCAGCCATCGTGTGAATGTTATGTCGGGGCTTTACGAACGAGAGTTCCCAGGGTGTCCCAGGGAAGGGTGCAGCGCCGAAGACTCATATTTTCATGGGAAAATATCTGGCTAGAGATTGATAATTTTTCCCGGGGTAGCGCATCAATATTGACAAAGTTTcccacaaacaaacacacaaacaaGACGCCCACacatttttccaaaggctCTAATTAGTCGCCTCCTTGGCTCCGACATGTGATATTTTTAGTGGCAGGCGGGTTGTTTACTGAGTTGCAGCCGCAAGAGCGACCctcatttatttttagcatCTGCATAGACTCGATTCGATTTATTTCCGGGGCCGATAGTGACATGGAAATCAACTCCGGTGGTCCTGGGACAAATGCCCCGGAAAACCCAGCCATCGACGGCGGATTGTTTCATTGAAAAGTGTGGCACGGGCCACAAAATGCCACCTTCTGCTACACCTCCTCCACCTTCAACGGCAAAGGCGACAAAGAGCAAAtaagcaaatatttattgtttaccttGACGGCTCTGTGAGAAACTCATTAAATCGGGACTGCCAGAGTCCAAACATCCACggatataaaaatatcaacagCGAAATCAATACATTGCCCAGCCGGATGGAAAAACTAACCCAAagagtaaataataaaaaatttaattagagttttcgatattaaataaaatgccgCAGAAGAGCAACAAAGTGCCactaaattgaaaaatttgaaatcgaGCTGAAACCGGAATGGCAAAAGCAAAGGCAAAGCTCAGAGTCTGTGAAATTGGAAATGGAATGAAATAAATCTCTggacaaacaaaaatttgccCGCTAAGTTGGACCTGCACAGAAATCACACAAAAATTTCCATTGGACTAGAAAAGGGTATGGGCGTGGAAATGGTCATGGAAATGgcaatggcgatggcgatggccatggccaaataaaaactaatggtaaaaatgtaaaaggtatttaaaatgtttttcaaaTGCGGTTGCAGTGGTTTTCATATGTGGCCGGCAAAGTAAATGAAACATTTTTGCACCGAAAtgagaaatgaaatgaaaaatgcTTCTGTTTGCGACTTTGTCTGTCTGTCAGGACACACAAGATTAAATAAATCGTGACGtgcattatttattattaaatttatctGCTTATATAcgatatacataaatataggGTCTCTCCTAGCCCCTTTAAGGGCACTGCACTTGAATGACAAATTTTAAGGCGTGATTCTGGCCTGGTCGCGGCCAGATaatgagaaaaaataaatgcgaGCCCATAAAACGTCTAGTTCCGCACATAAACCTGTCTCTCTGATGGTTCCATCGCCTCTCCGGCTGGCACAGATTTCCTCGTTTTACGACCAGCCACTCCACTCCGCTGTCTGATGTCAGGGGCATAAACCAGCAGATCCGCCCAcgcaataaaaaatgttaaaaaacagGAAGGGAGAAGGGAAATCACACCAGCGGGTAGGTGGAAACTGTACACAAATtaccaatttttaatttgaaaatgcGCCGCAAACTTTAATTAGCCATTCCCTTGTCCAGGGTAAAGTTTATGGCACTTGGCGCCGGACGCCGAAAGCCGCGCCAGGTCCGGTGCATATCAAGACTTTAGTATTTATTGGCCAACAAGGCGCTAGTGCAATTTATGGGCCAGAGTGTGAACGTGTGTCCACACCACTCAAACGACCCACCCCATCACCGCCAGCGAGGCcgcaaaatccacagaataaTTTCGGTTTCTGGCTGTGATTTGGCTTTGGATTTGGCATCGTCATGGCCATCGCAATAGCCATTGCCATAGCTGGTGTTCTAATTTGCCACGCTTTTTTACGGAACATGTGTGCCGGCTTTGGCCAAATTTGGGCGTGGGAGTGCGCGTGTGGAGCTTGTGGCTTCCACCACGCGCTAGAAATAAATTTTGCCAGCACCAAACGATTTAATTTGCGGTTTCTGTCACAGGCAACGCACACGCGCACTGCAAAATTGATAAAACTTATTTGCGGATTGGCTGGCGATAAAAAAAATCCTGGGATCCGGGGCCGCAACAAGCCAACAAACAATTAAGCAACAAATCAGATATAAATTCTGTCAAATTTCTGAAATTTAAGACTGTCCGGACAAGCTTATCTCAACAGCGATAATCTTTGAGTGAAACACTGGGacgtaatttttaaatttattcatcaactaaaatatgctttttgaaatacttttaacaattttaaacaTCCAAAATTAACAATGGtagaataatataataaatatattccaTTTAGGAAAAGTGAATTAACTTCACGCCGAGGTGGGAGGCCATTACCTTGCAGTGCTTGTGGATCCTCTGGAGGTAGAAGAACCTTAGCCATTCGAACTTAATCTCACAAGTGGTCCTTGGCTTTTGAACTTCAGTATTGTTGAGGACAGACCAGGCCTTCATCCACAAGCTGTACAAGACTTcgcaaaaacccaaaaactcCTCCATCCTGCTGGCAAAATTTCCCTTGGACATCACCTCACTGACTACATGGCCTACTTGCCGAAGGAACCACTCCTGCGCCTGTCTGAGTTCGCGGATCGTGCATTTTTTCTGGAGTTCTTCACTCTGATAAAGGATTTCCTCGAGCCGCTTGACTTTTCCCGATCCCTTGAGCTGTTCCTCGAGAGCTTTTTCCAAAGAGTTTCGGAGGACCAGGAGTGCCACCtccaaatctacaaatcggcTGATCTTCAGTGGAGGTAGTCTCTTCAGCCTATAAAGGGTCCAGTGAATGCTAAGAATCAACCGAAAGCAGGAGTTCAGTTGATTGAAGTGTACCTGGGGCATCACCTGGTTGAGAAAAATATCAAAGCCCACAGACACGGTAAGGAAGTTAGGATGAGACCCCTCAAGGTTCACATGGAATAGATTGGCCAGGTTGGGGTCCTGAGAATCTACAATCGCCTTCATCTTCTTTTTAGctttttccacacttttctTCGACAGTAATCCGAAGAAATCCTCAAATTTCCTGCGTAAGAGGTCGTATTTTTCCAGAGTGTAGACGGACCTGAGGTGGTTTACAGCCTTGGGAAGCTTCAGCTCCGTCATGACCACATGGGTCACATAAGAGTTGGCCATAATACTGCGTCTCCTCAGGCCGACTGCCAACTGATCCCAAATAATCTCCTCGATTGGCGTGTACTCCACACAGGAGTTGAAGTTCTTGACCAGCTCCTCCACAGAACACCTGGCTGGGTGTCGGGGATCGGGCCTCGTCTCTATGTGAAAGGCATAAAACAAGCGCCGAACTATCTTCTCCTCTTCGTACTTCTGCTGCTGCAATATATCTGGTGCATAGTTGTTTTCCATCACCTGATCCGTCTGGTAAGGAAGCAATTCTTTAAGCACGGCTTCCATCAGGAAGTTGTGGAGTGACACCTTGAATTTACTGCCGTGCAGCGAAATGAAGTCACCCATTCTCCGGGTGTCGTAGAGCATTGCCACAGCTTGGCTGGCCTCGTCCAGGTGATTCTGGAGCACTTTAAGTAGACGTCCGCCCAGATGGACGTCCTCCTCTTGTAAACAGCTTTTTATGTCGTACTCGGTTCGCCCGTCGACTTGCAGCTTCTGGAAGGGAAACTCGTCCTGCCAGTCCTGGAACTCCCCGGTGGTCCACCAGCAGTCTATGAAGTGACAGTAGGCCTGGAGCGAGTGTAGGAGCAGAGCGGCACTCAGGGATCTTTCCTCTTTGCTGTGCCCAGGCGTGGAACACTTTAGGGCAAGGGCATCCAGAAGTCCGAGGACACACAGCGCTGGCCGGCCCACCACCATCGGATCGGGAACTTCAGAGAGAAGCTGCAGCCTCGGCATTGCGTCCTTGGAAATATTTAGAAAGTGCCTAACAGTGGGTGCTTCCCTGCCCGTTGCCAAACGGCGTTCGTAGTAAACCAGAAACTCAATTACTGGGCGCAGCAGTCGAAGAACCGCCACAGTGAAGTACGATACTGTCTCCAGTCTCAAACCACCGACTCGCGGCGTGGCATTAGTCTCTATTAATTGTCGGAGGTCGCCCATCTGATCCAGATACTTGAAAACCTCACCTATGACAGGTCCTTTCAAAAGTTTGCTCACGACACATGTTTTGGCTCCTGTAGTGAGCACTACAACTCCGCTGCCCTTCATCTGGAATTGGCTATTGTCCCTAGAGATGAAAAACAGGATGAGCAGCTCCCTCATTAGCTGGTGCTCCTCAGTCATCCTGCGCAGAGAGCTCTGGCTCTCCCGCAACTTATTAAGCATCCACCCGCCGTAGTTGTAAAAGAAGCTGCTCGGCAGAGCCCGAGATTGCTGGTGCACGTGTATGTCAACCTGCCACCAGGGCGTGTAGATCCTGGTGAGCAAGTCGTTCGTGCCCCGGTAATAGTTGACCTTTGTTGGTCTTTCTAGAGAGGAGTCCACCTGGGTGAGGTTCATCAGCAGGTTCATCCTGGCCTCGTTGGTGGAGAAGTCCTCCGAGACATACACCTCCTGAAGATGCTGAGCCATGCAACTGGACCCCCACGCACCCTGAGGCGTAGGTGAGTCCATGGAAAGACTAAAGGTGGCGTTTTCCAGATTGGCACCGACTTCCGGCATACTGGGGCCTTTGTATTCATTCTGAACGGTGGAATTCCGTGCTTCAGGTATGTAGAATCGAGGCGTATTTTTTGGTGTTTCAGCGTGACTATTCTCCGCCCATTCTGTTGTTGTCTTGCCAGAATCTCCCATCGAGCCTCGGGCGTAACCGCCGTTGGGAACGTGCGACACTTCAGCGCCATCGGTAGCCAGGGCCAGGGCCATCAAAATTTCCTCTCTTTTCTGGAGCATCTCTTTCCGGTTGCGGCGCACCTCATAAAAGGCCTTGTAGTTCACCGAGAGCATAAAGTCCAGGAGGCACCACTGCAGATTCTTCTGGAAGTGGTTGACGCAGAGCGGATGTTTCAGCACCACAAGGGCCAGTTCCTTGAAGGTTTCCCCGAACTCGGGCAGGAATTCGCTACGATACCTCTCGATAAAAAGGTTCATGGTATGCAACACGGACTCGGGGCAGACCTCCTCGTTCGCAAACGGCTTCAAGCGCTTGTTGGCGAAATCTAAGCACCTCTCGAAGGTGGCCGGATCCACCGGCTGGTTAACTTCCTCGCTAGAGTTCGGCTGGTTAACTTTCTCGCTAGAGTCCGGCTGGTTAACTTCCTCGCTAGAGTCCGGCTGGTTACCTTCCTCTAGGAGCAGCTTGACCAACTGCGGCACGTTGCGGGACATCACCTGCTGGCGAAGATCCATTTTTTCTGAATAGGATTTTAGAAAATTATCAATGTATTATATGTATAAATGTACAAATGACGTTTGAGAAGTGATAGTTAtactgaaaagaaaagaagagtGCCTCCTGTTCTAACATTTATGATTTGAACAAAACACAATTCCATTTAAGAAATTTCCATTGCAGTGCCGTATTATACGCCATTGTGTCCTTTGAGTAACTTTTTTGTCCAGTGCCCAAGTACAATGCGTCCTGCAAGCAGCTTACTTTGTTCTTCAATGGCCAATACCAGCACAGCTTACCAAATACTTAAAGAGTATTCGAACATGCAAATTCCTGTGGCATTCAGAAGTGGGCCAACGGCAGCCAACGGAAGGACCTGAGTGACCCACTTGGGCATCCTTTTCTCGTTTGCTTGACACTCCACCGGCATCTCAGCATCCCGGCAAAACACATGcaattttgctttattttattgtcGGACAAGATAAATACCAAAATATTGAATATGTTCCATGGGGGGACGCAAAGAAATGCACATGGACACGGAGCAAATATTCCAAGGGCGACAAATGCCGGACCGGAGAACTCTTTGCAGAGGGGCAAGCACCAAGGGAGGAGCTGTCCTGTGGACCGGACCAGGGCCATAACTCAAATGCAATCGAGCATATTTGCTGCAGCAGAGCACAAATAAACCCAGTTGCCTTTCACAGGTTCCCACACAAATGAGCAGATGCTGGATGCTTCTCAaatatagttttaaatattcGCCAGAATTTGTATATTCCTCGACATGTGTACGCAATCCTCGATAGGAGCGTTTCGGCCAAAATGTATTCCCATTCAAAACATTAATTCACTGCCAATAACAAGTTTTTTCGCCCAACTCTCTTGGCCACAAGCCGAGGGGTGGAATGAGAATGGCCAAGTGGAATAACAGCCAGCCGCAGTGGAATGACAATCAATGAAATCttcaaattatttttcctACACTTTTTAACTGAGCATCTAGAGGATGACAGGAAACTTTGCCAAATATTTGGCCAAATATTAATTTGCTGCCAATGCAAACTTCTTGCAATATTTTTTCTAGTGACCAACTCCGATGTGCATCCTGCGGCAAATCTGAAGGTGGCCGAGAGAAAAAAAACGCAGGAAAGTGGGAGAAATGCGATAGACAACAAATTTGCAGAGGACATTTTGCAGAAGGAAAGTTTTGCCGAGGCTGGGTGGGTGGCGAGATGAAATCTGTACcagaaaacaaaagccgaaaTCTAGAAAAACAGGGAAAACTGTTTGAAGGCAAACTTGCCGCACCAGAAACTTTCTTTCGCACTTGGCGAAAAGTAAGCGAAAACTTAATAAAGATCGCAGCTGACTTTCAGGACTCGGGGCTCGGGACTCGGAACTCTCCGCACTCAAGCATCAGGACTCTGTGAAGGAAGGACGCGATGTTGACAGCTTTTTGGTCAATGGGCAGAAGGACTGCAAAGTCGACTGCAGTGCGACCACAGCCTGTCGAAATTAAACCAAACTGAATTTGCACTTACACTCCTGCCAGACGCCACCCCGCGAAGGACGTGCGGCCGGAATCCTCACCCATCCGAGGACCAACTCCATTCGGGAGCTGTCGAAATTGTCACTTTCGCAATTCCCTCAATAGCTGACTGGAGACAATGGCGGGAATCTGGCGTCAAGAAGCGCGTAAGTGACATTTATGCGCCTGGGCCAAGGCAACtggcaacttgcaacttgcttCTTGCTTCTTGCCGCTTGATGCTTGCAACTACTTCTCTAAACTTTCGCCCAAGGCCAATGAGGATGCCGCATTCGACCCaagtttgttttaataaatacCTTCATTGTCTCCGCCACCTGGCTGGCAGTGGGTGGATCAAAACTTTTCAACAATTCACCCACTCATCGACAGTTCCCGAGCAGTTGTCAGTCCGCGGCACAATGGAGCCAGTCGCCAGAAAACAATCAGCCCCAGAAGCCAAGGCAAATGCGAAAGCCTCAATCACAGCCTCGGAATGCAAACAAAAATGACTTCTTTTAATGAACTTTTTCCTCAGACAGCCACGATTGTTGCAATTAACGCAACTTGGCTTCGGGAAGTTATTTCGAGGCATATGCTGCCGTCCAGagataccaaaaaaatgaCTCAGAAATGGGAAGACGTAAATTGCGAaagttggaaaaatatttaaacaagaaGGCTGAGGATTCTTCTTGATAATTAAGAAACAGGGAAATGTATAAGGAATTGTTATTGAGTcttaaaataccaaaatatcATGCTTcttactttaattttattttagcttgcaatgtaatagtttttaattgtttttaatttaaatcaaCAGACTCTTATTAAGCTTCTATTATAGTGTATTAACTTATAGtgtattttccaattttttttatttttcctccaATAGCCAAAGtatatatttgattatttctttttaatcGGATCTGCAgctttacttttaatttatgcaatcgttttcatttaaaatgtgTTGTTAATAAGCTTAACCAAATAATTCTCAGAAAATTGTTTGTATACTTGGTAATCCTTAAATGGCTTtaactaaaatattatttctgtGTTGAGTTGGTGGCATGTTCAGTCTGTCATGGAAAGTCAATGTCTCCCTTAAATCAGGCTGCAACTCACCTCTGTCGCTGATGGGCCTCATTTAGCAGAGATTCAGTGGCGGATCTAGGGGGGGGCGAAAGGGGCAAGCGCCCCGGGCGCCAAGTCCCGAAGGGGCGCTAAATCGAGCTCGGCTAACACTGTATGTTTCGAGAATTCATATTTTCCCGCGGCGCTACGCACGTGGGCACGCACTAACACAAGTGCTGAGTGTTTCGAGACATGTGATCACAAGGAAACGAGGCGCTCGAAACGTACGTCATAACAGCAAACGTCATAACAGTAATTTCCAGGAATTTCTTTCTTGGAGAAATTGTGAGTTGCTAGGTTATGAGCGCGTTTGCTTACATTTTCgaacataaattttaaaaggcACTGGCGTAGGGCATATCTGCGccatatatgtgtatatatgtgCGGGGCTAAAGCTCTGAGAACACATCCATTTACACATAACCTTAAGGTagggtttttcttttatagTGTTTCATCGGGGTACTGAtgctttttataattatttatcgAATATTACtcattttacctttttttcttgATATTCTAAAAACGAATTTGAGTCAATTGCCTGACATCgaaaatgcattttcacaTGTATACATCTTAAAGAGTAGATTATTTTAAcagtaatattttgttttcatacaaaaacacaacatttaatgtatttttatgaTGCATCTAACGaaagaataaaaatgaaatataattcTTCATACCTATAAGCTTTAGATGATATAACCTTTTACACACCCAAAATACTTTGAATTTtattcatataaaaaaaaattaacgcgTTCATATAGCAGAGagggagggggggggggggcgcAAATTTTTCGTTTTGCCCCGGGCGCCAGCAATTCTAGATCCGCCACTGCAGAGATTTCTTATCAAACGACCGGATGTCGGACGAACTACCTCATCTTGAACACGTTGGCTATTTTTAAACACAGCTCCCCGAGATGGACTCACATCTGGCCGCCAGGAGCGCCCGGGCCCAGAGCCACCAGCCCCCAGCCAGAAGCCCACAAAAAACGCTTCCCAAAGCCAAAGGCCAATAGCACCTCCCCGTCTGAAGAGAATCGTTCTCGTAATTTGGAGCTATGGGCAAAGTTAATTAGTTGTGATTTTTCAAAGAACATTCAAAATCGATGCCGGCAAccgaaaacacaaacaaataatGTCAGCCCGCGGCTGTCTGGCGATCGGAGGGGGATATGTCCGTGGTTGGGTGGGGGAAACTCCAGCCAGGCGTGGCACATGTTGAGTGTATAAAATTTTGATGAATGTTTTGTTTACAGCGTCAGTCGAACAACATCCCCCTGCCCCTGGCCCCCTTACAAGGGGTTGATTGCAAGGGGGTGCTTGCGAGGGGGATATCCTGGGGCAGGGGCGGCGGCTGCAACAGGGCGGCGCTGCATTTGACGGCATCTGGGATGCGACACACACATGTGCCCCGGGTGCTGCGGCCGCAGattggaaatggaaattgaaTGTGAATTATATCGGATATCCAGACACAAGACCCAGAGCCCTGACCTCACGCCTCTGTGAACTATACACGGTAAAAAATCTTGAGCGTCTTGAATTGACCCTGGGATCTATCCCCGCGATtcataaaaactttttataacatttttaaaaagaactTCAAAAGGAACATTTGCATATCGGTAACTTGTACTTCATCTCTTATAAGAGAGCCTCTTATAAAAGGAATACCAGTTTCTTTTCCAAGAAATTCCCACAtctaaaacaatatttttttttgtgcatcGATTTGAAGTTCAAATGCAGAGCAGATGCCATAAATTACGGAGCGTAAACAGACTGCAACTAATTAACAAGAAAATGCATCATCTGTAGCTCAGATATTCCCAAACAATTTCAAGCATATTTTTTCGAACAAGACTTTACTATTTTTGGAT contains the following coding sequences:
- the t-Grip128 gene encoding uncharacterized protein t-Grip128; translated protein: MDLRQQVMSRNVPQLVKLLLEEGNQPDSSEEVNQPDSSEKVNQPNSSEEVNQPVDPATFERCLDFANKRLKPFANEEVCPESVLHTMNLFIERYRSEFLPEFGETFKELALVVLKHPLCVNHFQKNLQWCLLDFMLSVNYKAFYEVRRNRKEMLQKREEILMALALATDGAEVSHVPNGGYARGSMGDSGKTTTEWAENSHAETPKNTPRFYIPEARNSTVQNEYKGPSMPEVGANLENATFSLSMDSPTPQGAWGSSCMAQHLQEVYVSEDFSTNEARMNLLMNLTQVDSSLERPTKVNYYRGTNDLLTRIYTPWWQVDIHVHQQSRALPSSFFYNYGGWMLNKLRESQSSLRRMTEEHQLMRELLILFFISRDNSQFQMKGSGVVVLTTGAKTCVVSKLLKGPVIGEVFKYLDQMGDLRQLIETNATPRVGGLRLETVSYFTVAVLRLLRPVIEFLVYYERRLATGREAPTVRHFLNISKDAMPRLQLLSEVPDPMVVGRPALCVLGLLDALALKCSTPGHSKEERSLSAALLLHSLQAYCHFIDCWWTTGEFQDWQDEFPFQKLQVDGRTEYDIKSCLQEEDVHLGGRLLKVLQNHLDEASQAVAMLYDTRRMGDFISLHGSKFKVSLHNFLMEAVLKELLPYQTDQVMENNYAPDILQQQKYEEEKIVRRLFYAFHIETRPDPRHPARCSVEELVKNFNSCVEYTPIEEIIWDQLAVGLRRRSIMANSYVTHVVMTELKLPKAVNHLRSVYTLEKYDLLRRKFEDFFGLLSKKSVEKAKKKMKAIVDSQDPNLANLFHVNLEGSHPNFLTVSVGFDIFLNQVMPQVHFNQLNSCFRLILSIHWTLYRLKRLPPLKISRFVDLEVALLVLRNSLEKALEEQLKGSGKVKRLEEILYQSEELQKKCTIRELRQAQEWFLRQVGHVVSEVMSKGNFASRMEEFLGFCEVLYSLWMKAWSVLNNTEVQKPRTTCEIKFEWLRFFYLQRIHKHCKVMASHLGVKLIHFS